From one Gossypium hirsutum isolate 1008001.06 chromosome D08, Gossypium_hirsutum_v2.1, whole genome shotgun sequence genomic stretch:
- the LOC107899903 gene encoding LOW QUALITY PROTEIN: transketolase, chloroplastic (The sequence of the model RefSeq protein was modified relative to this genomic sequence to represent the inferred CDS: inserted 2 bases in 2 codons; substituted 7 bases at 7 genomic stop codons) → MRKRTGIHGFLEIFWILGTVELKLIITGELPTGWEKALSLLNTYTLESPTDATQNLPQQNLNVLVKVLPGLLGVSVDLASSNMTLLKMYSDFXDTPKECYVRFGVREHGMGAICNGIALHSPSMIPYYATFXVFIDYMRATIRIFAMSQAGVIYVMTHGSIGLGEDRMTHXPIEHLASFYAMPNVLVLHPADGNEITGAYKVIIFKRKTPSILALSKKGVVGPNLSGNFLXGIEKGAYFISDNPSCNNPNVILIRIGSELEIATKNANELKNGGKAVKFVSFVSXELFHEQSNAYKXSVLPSIXSAKVNIEAGSTFVXGKIVGSKGKAIDIDXFGASASARRIYMKFGLPLRGCCSSSKRNFARLG, encoded by the exons atgcggaagcgtactGGAATCCATGGATTCCTTGAAATTTTCTGGATCTTggg AACTGTAGAGCTCAAATTAATCATCACTGGTGAACTGCCAACTGGCTGGGAGAAGGCACTTTCGTTACTAAACA CATACACTCTAGAGAGCCCAACTGATGCTACTCAAAACCTCCCCCAACAAAATCTCAATGTCCTTGTAAAAGTACTCCCTGGTCTTCTTGGTGTAAGTGTAGACCTTGCTTCTTCTAACATGACGTTGCTCAAAATGTACAGTGATTTCTAGGACACCCCTAAGGAATGCTATGTTAGGTTTGGAGTTAGAGAACATGGAATGGGAGCCATCTGCAATGGCATTGCCCTTCATAGCCCTAGCATGATTCCTTACTATGCCACTT TTGTCTTCATTGACTACATGAGAGCAACCATTAGGATTTTTGCCATGAGTCAAGCTGGAGTTATATATGTTATGACCCATGGTTCCATTGGTCTTGGGGAAGATAGGATGACTCACTAGCCAATTGAGCACTTAGCAAGCTTCTATGCAATGCCTAACGTTTTGGTGCTCCATCCAGCTGATGGAAATGAAATTACTGGTGCATACAAGGTTATTATCTTCAAGAGGAAAACACCCTCCATTCTTGCTCTCTCGAAAAAA GGGGTTGTAGGTCCAAACTTGTCGGG GAACTTCCTTTAAGGGATTGAAAAGGGTGCCTACTTTATTTCAGACAACCCTTCATGCAACAACCCCAATGTAATTCTGATTAGAATTGGTTCTGAGTTGGAGATTGCTACTAAAAATGCTAATGAACTAAAGAATGGAGGAAAGGCTGTTAAATTTGTCTCATTTGTTTCATAGGAGCTCTTTCATGAGCAATCAAATGCCTACAAGTAAAGTGTTTTACCATCTA GATCAGCTAAGGTCAATATTGAGGCAGGATCAACATTTGTGTAGGGGAAGATTGTTGGATCCAAAGGGAAGGCAATCGACATTGACTAGTTTGGAGCAAGTGCATCAGCAAGGAGAATATACATGAAATTTGGTTTACCCCTCCGAGGTTGTTGCAGCAGCAGCAAAAGAAACTTTGCTAGGCTTGGTTAG
- the LOC107899902 gene encoding DNA repair protein RAD51 homolog 3 isoform X2: MEIWRLPISASQRGKLISAGYTSLSSLSSISSSDLARELKVSESEAMNILKVASHSRGSETSNASCSIVEGAQSAWDMLHDEESLMHITTSSADLDNILGGGIHCKEVTEIGGVPGIGKTQLGIQVAVNVQIPNDFGGLGGKAIYIDTEGSFMVERAFQIAEACIEDMSEYNRFLRKDFQECKIKMLPQDILENIFYFRICSYTEQIALINYLDKFLSEHKDVKVIVVDSVTFHFRQDFDDMALRTRVLSGMALKLMNLAKRFSLAVVLLNQVTTKHTEASFQLALALGDSWSHTCTNRIVLYWNGNERYAYIDKSPSLRSASAAYSVTARGIRNSSSSCKRIKMM; this comes from the exons ATGGAAATATGGAGGCTACCAATCTCAGCATCGCAAAGAGGGAAGCTAATCTCAGCTGGCTACACTTCCCTCTCTTCTCTTTCTTCCATCTCTTCCTCTGACCTTGCTCGAG AATTAAAAGTTTCCGAAAGTGAAGCTATGAATATTCTGAAGGTTGCATCACATAGTAGGGGGTCGGAAACCTCGAATGCAAGTTGTTCAATCGTTGAGG GTGCACAAAGTGCCTGGGATATGCTCCATGATGAGGAATCATTGATGCACATAACTACGTCCTCTGCGGATCTAGATAACATCTTGGGTGGTGGAATACATTGCAAAGAAGTTACTGAAATCG GTGGAGTCCCAGGCATTGGTAAAACACAGCTGGG GATTCAAGTAGCAGTTAATGTTCAAATTCCAAATGATTTTGGTGGTCTGGGTGGGAAGGCTATATATATCG ATACGGAAGGCAGTTTTATGGTGGAGCGTGCTTTTCAAATTGCTGAAGCTTGCATAGAAGATATGTCAGAATATAACAGATTCTTGAGGAAGGATTTCCAAGAATGCAAAATCAAAATGCTGCCTCAGGATATCCTggaaaacatattttatttccGCATTTGTAGTTATACAGAGCAAATTGCCCTGATAAATTATTTAGACAAGTTCCTTTCAGAACATAAAGAT GTGAAGGTGATTGTTGTGGATAGTGTTACCTTCCATTTCCGCcaagattttgatgatatggccCTTAGGACCCGGGTCCTCAGTGGAATGGCTTTAAAGTTAATGAACCTGGCCAAAAGATTCAGcttggcg GTTGTTTTATTGAATCAGGTGACCACTAAGCATACAGAAGCCTCCTTTCAATTAGCTCTTGCACTAG GTGATAGCTGGTCGCATACTTGCACAAATCGGATAGTTTTGTACTGGAACGGTAATGAACGGTATGCATATATTGACAAGTCACCTTCTCTTCGATCAGCATCGGCAGCATATTCTGTTACAGCTAGGGGGATCAGGAATTCCTCCTCGAGCTGTAAACGGATCAAAATGATGTAA
- the LOC107899902 gene encoding DNA repair protein RAD51 homolog 3 isoform X1, whose amino-acid sequence MEIWRLPISASQRGKLISAGYTSLSSLSSISSSDLARELKVSESEAMNILKVASHSRGSETSNASCSIVEVLDTFQWWAGAQSAWDMLHDEESLMHITTSSADLDNILGGGIHCKEVTEIGGVPGIGKTQLGIQVAVNVQIPNDFGGLGGKAIYIDTEGSFMVERAFQIAEACIEDMSEYNRFLRKDFQECKIKMLPQDILENIFYFRICSYTEQIALINYLDKFLSEHKDVKVIVVDSVTFHFRQDFDDMALRTRVLSGMALKLMNLAKRFSLAVVLLNQVTTKHTEASFQLALALGDSWSHTCTNRIVLYWNGNERYAYIDKSPSLRSASAAYSVTARGIRNSSSSCKRIKMM is encoded by the exons ATGGAAATATGGAGGCTACCAATCTCAGCATCGCAAAGAGGGAAGCTAATCTCAGCTGGCTACACTTCCCTCTCTTCTCTTTCTTCCATCTCTTCCTCTGACCTTGCTCGAG AATTAAAAGTTTCCGAAAGTGAAGCTATGAATATTCTGAAGGTTGCATCACATAGTAGGGGGTCGGAAACCTCGAATGCAAGTTGTTCAATCGTTGAGG TTTTGGACACGTTCCAATGGTGGGCAGGTGCACAAAGTGCCTGGGATATGCTCCATGATGAGGAATCATTGATGCACATAACTACGTCCTCTGCGGATCTAGATAACATCTTGGGTGGTGGAATACATTGCAAAGAAGTTACTGAAATCG GTGGAGTCCCAGGCATTGGTAAAACACAGCTGGG GATTCAAGTAGCAGTTAATGTTCAAATTCCAAATGATTTTGGTGGTCTGGGTGGGAAGGCTATATATATCG ATACGGAAGGCAGTTTTATGGTGGAGCGTGCTTTTCAAATTGCTGAAGCTTGCATAGAAGATATGTCAGAATATAACAGATTCTTGAGGAAGGATTTCCAAGAATGCAAAATCAAAATGCTGCCTCAGGATATCCTggaaaacatattttatttccGCATTTGTAGTTATACAGAGCAAATTGCCCTGATAAATTATTTAGACAAGTTCCTTTCAGAACATAAAGAT GTGAAGGTGATTGTTGTGGATAGTGTTACCTTCCATTTCCGCcaagattttgatgatatggccCTTAGGACCCGGGTCCTCAGTGGAATGGCTTTAAAGTTAATGAACCTGGCCAAAAGATTCAGcttggcg GTTGTTTTATTGAATCAGGTGACCACTAAGCATACAGAAGCCTCCTTTCAATTAGCTCTTGCACTAG GTGATAGCTGGTCGCATACTTGCACAAATCGGATAGTTTTGTACTGGAACGGTAATGAACGGTATGCATATATTGACAAGTCACCTTCTCTTCGATCAGCATCGGCAGCATATTCTGTTACAGCTAGGGGGATCAGGAATTCCTCCTCGAGCTGTAAACGGATCAAAATGATGTAA
- the LOC107899902 gene encoding DNA repair protein RAD51 homolog 3 isoform X3: MEIWRLPISASQRGKLISAGYTSLSSLSSISSSDLARELKVSESEAMNILKVASHSRGSETSNASCSIVEVLDTFQWWAGAQSAWDMLHDEESLMHITTSSADLDNILGGGIHCKEVTEIGGVPGIGKTQLGIQVAVNVQIPNDFGGLGGKAIYIDTEGSFMVERAFQIAEACIEDMSEYNRFLRKDFQECKIKMLPQDILENIFYFRICSYTEQIALINYLDKFLSEHKDVKVIVVDSVTFHFRQDFDDMALRTRVLSGMALKLMNLAKRFSLAVVLLNQVTTKHTEASFQLALALV, from the exons ATGGAAATATGGAGGCTACCAATCTCAGCATCGCAAAGAGGGAAGCTAATCTCAGCTGGCTACACTTCCCTCTCTTCTCTTTCTTCCATCTCTTCCTCTGACCTTGCTCGAG AATTAAAAGTTTCCGAAAGTGAAGCTATGAATATTCTGAAGGTTGCATCACATAGTAGGGGGTCGGAAACCTCGAATGCAAGTTGTTCAATCGTTGAGG TTTTGGACACGTTCCAATGGTGGGCAGGTGCACAAAGTGCCTGGGATATGCTCCATGATGAGGAATCATTGATGCACATAACTACGTCCTCTGCGGATCTAGATAACATCTTGGGTGGTGGAATACATTGCAAAGAAGTTACTGAAATCG GTGGAGTCCCAGGCATTGGTAAAACACAGCTGGG GATTCAAGTAGCAGTTAATGTTCAAATTCCAAATGATTTTGGTGGTCTGGGTGGGAAGGCTATATATATCG ATACGGAAGGCAGTTTTATGGTGGAGCGTGCTTTTCAAATTGCTGAAGCTTGCATAGAAGATATGTCAGAATATAACAGATTCTTGAGGAAGGATTTCCAAGAATGCAAAATCAAAATGCTGCCTCAGGATATCCTggaaaacatattttatttccGCATTTGTAGTTATACAGAGCAAATTGCCCTGATAAATTATTTAGACAAGTTCCTTTCAGAACATAAAGAT GTGAAGGTGATTGTTGTGGATAGTGTTACCTTCCATTTCCGCcaagattttgatgatatggccCTTAGGACCCGGGTCCTCAGTGGAATGGCTTTAAAGTTAATGAACCTGGCCAAAAGATTCAGcttggcg GTTGTTTTATTGAATCAGGTGACCACTAAGCATACAGAAGCCTCCTTTCAATTAGCTCTTGCACTAG TGTAA
- the LOC107900844 gene encoding probable tRNA N6-adenosine threonylcarbamoyltransferase, mitochondrial — protein MVSSLLALPSTFSRLNLVQKSSIFIPFTFKALSLLKFHKQPRLRPFNYRLLHFPSSLNSPEAHFSTSRRPVSSKSFDVDLVVLGIETSCDDTAAAIVRGNGEILSQVVSSQADLLARYGGVAPKMAEEAHSQVIDQVVQDALDKASLTERELSAVAVTIGPGLSLCLRVGVQKARRVAGSFNLPIISVHHMEAHALVARLIEKELQFPFLALLISGGHNLLVLAHDLGHYTQLGTTIDDAIGEAFDKTAKWLGLDMRKSGGPAVEQLAQEGDAESVRFSIPMKQHKDCNFSYAGLKTQVKLAIASRNIDAKVPLSCASSLDRSSRADIAASFQRVAVLHLEERCERAVEWALKIEPSIKHLVVSGGVASNQYVRARLDQVVQKYSLQLVCPPPNLCTDNGVMIAWTGIENFRVGRYDPPPPANDPDDFMYDLRPRWPLGEEYAEGRSEARSLRRARVHPSLTSLVQASLQQQ, from the exons ATGGTGTCTTCATTGTTAGCACTTCCTTCAACATTTTCCCGCCTAAATttagtacaaaaatcatcaatattTATTCCCTTCACATTTAAAGCCCTCAGTTTACTGAAATTCCATAAGCAACCGCGATTAAGACCCTTCAATTATCGTCTCCTTCATTTTCCTTCTTCACTCAATTCGCCGGAAGCTCATTTTTCCACTTCAAGAAGACCCGTTTCATCCAAATCCTTCGATGTCGATTTGGTCGTTCTCGGCATCGAAACGAGTTGCGATGACACGGCAGCCGCTATC GTGAGAGGCAATGGCGAAATTCTGAGTCAAGTTGTGTCTTCTCAG GCAGATTTGCTAGCTCGATATGGAGGTGTTGCTCCTAAAATGGCTGAAGAAGCACATTCACAAGTCATTGATCAG GTTGTGCAAGATGCACTTGATAAAGCTAGCTTGACTGAAAGGGAACTATCTGCTGTTGCTGTTACTATTGGACCTGGTTTAAGTCTTTGCCTTCGAG TTGGTGTGCAGAAAGCTAGGAGAGTTGCTGGCAGCTTCAATCTACCAATCATCAGTGTTCATCACATGGAGGCTCATGCTCTAGTGGCCAG GCTGATAGAAAAGGAGCTGCAATTTCCTTTCCTGGCTCTGCTTATATCAG GTGGGCACAATCTATTAGTTCTTGCTCATGATCTTGGTCATTACACTCAACTTGGGACGACGATAGATGATGCAATTGGTGAGGCTTTTGACAAGACTGCAAAATGGCTTGGCCTTGATATGAGGAAGAGTGGTGGGCCAGCTGTTGAGCAACTTGCTCAGGAGGGTGATGCAGAATCAGTTAGATTCTCA ATTCCAATGAAACAGCATAAAGATTGCAATTTCTCATATGCCGGTCTAAAGACCCAAGTGAAACTAGCAATTGCATCCAGAaatat TGATGCCAAGGTTCCCCTTTCTTGTGCAAGTAGCCTAGACAGAAGTTCCCGAGCTGATATTGCTGCCTCTTTTCAG CGAGTTGCTGTGTTGCATCTAGAAGAAAGGTGTGAACGAGCAGTTGAATGGGCATTGAAGATTGAACCTTCCATAAAGCATCTG GTAGTATCTGGAGGTGTGGCATCAaatcaatacgttagggctcgattggATCAGGTTGTTCAGAAGTACAGTCTGCAGCTTGTCTGTCCGCCCCCCAACCTTTGCACTGACAATG GCGTGATGATTGCTTGGACTGGCATTGAGAACTTTCGTGTTGGAAGATATGATCCTCCACCACCTGCCAATGATCCAGACGATTTCATG TATGATTTGCGGCCAAGGTGGCCATTAGGGGAGGAATATGCCGAAGGCAGGAGTGAGGCTCGCTCATTAAGAAGGGCTCGGGTTCATCCATCGCTTACATCTCTTGTACAAGCCTCACTGCAACAACAATGA